DNA from Pelagibacterium nitratireducens:
GGCAAACTCGCTGCAGCCGGTGAAGCGGGCGCGGAAACCATCCGTTTTTACCAGCGTAAGGGCCTGCTTCAGCAGCCAGCGCGCGAGGGCTGCTTTCGTCACTATGGCACAGAAGACGTCCGCAGCCTTCGGTTCATTCGTCAGGCACAATCGGCCGGATTTACGCTGGAGGAGATCAAAGAGCGGCTCGAACTCGACGCCGAGCAAGACCATGCCCATGCCCATGCCCGTGCCCGTGAGCTTGCCATAGGCCGCATTCGGTCGCCCAACGACAAGATTGCCGACCTTCAACGCGCACGGGATGCACTTAGAAATCTGGCGCATGACTGCGGCGAGGGCAGCAGCGGGCCTTGTCCCATACTCGCCTCGCTGGTGCCGGGTCGACCACCCAGCGCCAAACCGAGATGATGAACAATATGGTCGAGCCGCTCAGTTCGGCGCGCTCGCGGTGCCAGAACGCCATCCGCAAAGCGTTCCGCGAAGATCCGTCGACCGCATAGGACGGCATCGCACCAGAAGCGCCTTACCAAGATCTGCAAAACTGCACGACGCCCACCGAGCGGCAAATCAGCTATCCGTCGAAAATATCGGCTTTGCACCCGTCGAGACACCGCGCCACACGTCGGACACGCACAACGGGATGCTCCAAATCGAGCGCGGACGCTGATGCGTTCGCCAGACACTGTGGTGTCCTCTACAACAAAACCACTCAGCACAAGGCTGGATGGCCGAAATCTCTGATCCCTCGTTGGTTCCCTCCGAAAAGAACCGAAGCACCAGATGTCTGCAGCAGAAGTGAGTCAGACCCAGTATTGGAAGCGAAAAAACCCCCTGAGGGGGCCAGTATTGCAAGCGATTTTACATCACTGATTATCAAAGGTCTTCATCTCATATGGTCAGGTATTCTGCACTCCAGCCATATGGCCTCTTCAAACCAGCTGCGGCCAACGGGAGGGCGTGCGCCGTGTCCAATGGCGATCGCCTCCAGTCGGACAAGCGTATCCCTGTAGTTTGTCGGCAGTGGATATCGAGCGTGCGGGCGGCGAGGCCGTCGCACGAAGCGGAGACGGCGCACCATCTGACACGGATGGGTTGCGGCCTGATCCAGGCGCCGCGATACCAATTAAGAGACGATCTGGTGCGCGGTGTCCTGGTCGAGGTTCTGCCCGATCAGCCGCCACCACTTCTGCCATTGGGAGCCTATTATCCGCAGATCCGCCAGTTGTCGCCGCGCGTCCGGGCTGTCCTGGGTCACCACAGTCTTTGACGCGGTAGAACTGTGATTTGATGTCCATGCCTGCGTGGCTGTCGTTCTCAAATTTCCACGGACTGAGACGGCCCGAGCTGGCGAAGCGATAGAAGACGCAGCTTAGATGGCCCAGATCACAGGGCACCAGAGGAGATGCCATCAGGCTGCCGAGATAGTCATGTGCCCTACTGCTCCGACGCTGCACTCCGCTCCTGGGTAAGTGGGCCGGTCGCTCTGTGAGAACCAACAGGGCGGATGTGTCGTCCTGATTACCGCCAAATAGTCGATCATGTGCCGGCTCGGGCATAACCTGCACGAATTGAAGGGCGAGAATTATGTATTGGACGAAATAGCTAAGTCCTCATAGCGTTGGTTTTGCCGAACCGTTCAATGGCGCGGCTCCATCCAACAACTACCGATGCGTTCATCGCATTGATGAGGGGAAACTGCGAATGACCAACCCATATCCACCCAGTTCGACACCTGCTGCCTTGTTCCTAGCCACAGCGATCTTCACGGCGGGCCCAGTATTTGCCCAAACCTACGATTTATCGGGTGTTGACGTCGTCCCTGAGCTTGCAGAACGTGTTCCGCAGGAGATACGTGACCGCGGTGTACTGATCATCGGCTCCGACAACGCCTATGCACCGTGGGAATATCTCGCCGGACCTGACGGCCAAACTCCTGAGGGCATTGACGTCGATCTCGGCAAGGCAATCGCCTATACGCTGGATCTGGAGTATGAATCGCGTACTGCGCCCTTCGCCTCGATCTTGCCTGCTCTCGGCACGAATTTTGATATTGGTATTTCGGCATTCTCCATCACCAGGGAGCGCATGGGCGCTGTCAATTTCGTCAGCTATGCCGATACCCAAAGCCTTTGGGTGGTCCGCGCGGGTAATCCCACCGGTTTTGATCCGGCCGATTACTGCGGGACCACTGTAGCTATCCAGTCTGGAAGCTACCACGAACAATATGTGGACGAGGACAGCGCGGCCTGTGAGGCTGCCGGCAATGAGCCAGTCGAGAAACTTCCCTTCTCTGTCCAGACCGAGGCGATCACTAGAGTCGCCGTCGGTGGAGCCGATGCGACCGCGACCGGCGGCGGCACGGCGGCCTATGCAGTGGTGCAGTCGGGGGATGCGCTCGAGACGCTTTCGCCTGTTGGCACAATGGGGATAAGGGGTCTCAATGGCATCGCGGTGCCGAAAGACAATATGGAACTGACTCACCTGATCGCCGACACGCTCAATCACCTGATAGAAAACGGCATCTATGGAGAGATCTACGCTACGTGGGGCGTCGATCAGTTCGCTGTTTCCGAAGCGCTCGTCAATCCGGATCCAGGCAAGTAGTCCAGCATGTCAGTCAACTCATCAAAAATGATGTCGGGAAATGTGATTGTTTCCCGGCATGACAGCAAGGACGTGGCGCTCAATGAGGTGGTGCCACGAAAGCATCCCGGGCGTTGGA
Protein-coding regions in this window:
- a CDS encoding MerR family transcriptional regulator — encoded protein: MKGWVDPAFRVPQPLTIGKLAAAGEAGAETIRFYQRKGLLQQPAREGCFRHYGTEDVRSLRFIRQAQSAGFTLEEIKERLELDAEQDHAHAHARARELAIGRIRSPNDKIADLQRARDALRNLAHDCGEGSSGPCPILASLVPGRPPSAKPR
- a CDS encoding LysR substrate-binding domain-containing protein, with protein sequence MGCGLIQAPRYQLRDDLVRGVLVEVLPDQPPPLLPLGAYYPQIRQLSPRVRAVLGHHSL
- a CDS encoding transporter substrate-binding domain-containing protein, encoding MTNPYPPSSTPAALFLATAIFTAGPVFAQTYDLSGVDVVPELAERVPQEIRDRGVLIIGSDNAYAPWEYLAGPDGQTPEGIDVDLGKAIAYTLDLEYESRTAPFASILPALGTNFDIGISAFSITRERMGAVNFVSYADTQSLWVVRAGNPTGFDPADYCGTTVAIQSGSYHEQYVDEDSAACEAAGNEPVEKLPFSVQTEAITRVAVGGADATATGGGTAAYAVVQSGDALETLSPVGTMGIRGLNGIAVPKDNMELTHLIADTLNHLIENGIYGEIYATWGVDQFAVSEALVNPDPGK